GGTGAAACTCTGCCAtgttcttatttctttatcCCATGGTGTTTACCACTGACCCATCTCACTGCTGTCAATGCTGTTAAAAAGTTGCCGTAACATAATACTTACTCTGATTGGCTCAGATAACGTACCAAAATTATGTCCAATGGCAAACTGtgtaatatacatgtaaatcaaaaattgccaaatttgttcgaaaacGAAACGTTCCTGAAGTTTAATATGGAAAAAAAGCATAGAGATCTGATAAGGAAGAATAGAGTTGCACTTGTGGCAGATCTAGAAGCATTGCCGTTGTCAAATTATCTCTATCAGGAAGGGGTTTTATCAGAAAATGACCTCGATAACATCAGAGCGGAAAGAACAAGATCTGCACAGGCAGAAAAGCTCCTAGACACTTTACCAAAGCGCGGACCAAAAGCATTTGATACCTTTTGCTGCGCACTTGGGGAAACAGACGGCCAGGGTCACCTTGGAGATTTGTTAAGGACGACGTCTGGAGCAGCTACCCGAGGTATTATTGCGTTCATATTCTTCGCCAGTAACCAACTGTAAACCCGGGTTCAAATCACCTGACGTTCatttctacaatcttggacagaataaaatggaacagaaatgcccactctcccccaaatcaaggatgaaggtgcgtgaaggccaaaacgcgccattttcccatcactgattttggggggaggggtggtttcaatgttccatttaatttgtccaagattgtagcttcaACATGCATACTATTCCACCCCACTTCCATCTGGAAAATAAGATCAATTTGCCCACACCTCAGAAATAAGCCAAGTTTTCTTCCTGCAGGAAAAAAAGATCCATCTTGTTCTTTAATTATAATATACTCCTTCTGCAAGATCAGATAATTCTGAGCTGAATTTCAGAATGCCCAGTCACTTAAGTCTTATTTGCATATGATTTTTGTGTAAGCTTATTTTTATATATACCTCGTTATTGAAACAATGcagggttttctttaaggttttaagtagcCGGAGTTTTTTGCATAGTAGACGGTTGTGGGTCCGGAGGACCCtttgaaaactgaatgccggaaaatgcatttcctggcattttgggccatgaaactcaaacattagagggatgaatcaagctgcaattatactatgaaaaccatgttactgaaagaaagacgaagcgacatttcaataatacaaccctATAAACAAACAGTGGAGTGATATTTTTTGTAACTGtttggtggttttgctggagctaacgagcctggcaaatattgccacttgacaacttgtaaacatggcacataatttgaaggactagaccagcaaaggcttctgattggttgttaaattaagaagctgattggaggatactaattggccaatggcgtaaaggatgtttcgatcctgtttaggtgtgaagatgacacacattcgttccattgtgtaattagcgggaaaatatgcttgcggaacttggttgtagtaatttcgaaaattgaaaatcactcgagcggtttaagagtgatgtacttttttttccgaagagtttaggagttccGTAAAAAAagtgagagttgatcaagagtgacgttggataaagatccgttgtcatgttgaagcgtagagatgccctcgagaggacgagcacttacgcggtcaagtaggatttaactccgaggagcgttacgttcaagtgtttaaataaagtctacgagtcctcagcctctacgttcgctataaatgatcaactgaaaggttcgaagtgaaaacgaaggagcggttagtgaATGATAAGGGGCTACTTTTGTTCCTCAGTTGAGTTGtggtaagagatgcgtgaacgcaggctgagcgcgttgctagcagaacatcatatgtaaatttccttgtggattgagaacaaaccttttgaaagtgtttcattgtttacaagtttttttatgattgcggcgtgattaaaggaagttttgcgcggactaaaacgtccttgagtgatttttccttccggtaagatacaatcggtggctgtttaaagatatcgaaatccgatatggcggacaacaaatCATACTGTTCCTTTTTTCTCGCCAccgcagcaagattttttcaaaacggaagtctcaagcataacgtttttaaactgcccctgagtcagaagtcttttatgtgttttcagaaaagataggcactgcaaatttttatttgtattgagcccaagtagtttagacctcataaacatcatctcctctacatgtcttgactcttcaaacaatgaaagtagccggCGAAACCTGACAGAGAAGCCGGCTCTTATATACAACCCTGCAATGCCACTGCAAGAACACAATACTGGCCATTTTGCAGTTACTATTCTCACTAACCCACCCTCTCAGAAATGATTTCAGCATTACCCCCTTAGGAAATCCTCAACCAAGGTGGGGTCTAACATAAAATGGAATAGCCCAACAAAGGAAGGTTATTAGACCCCATTATCTATCTCACCTTCCTATAAGCTCAGATTTAGAAAACAGCAAGTCTTGTGTAGTGTTTGTAACCAATGGAATAAGTTCTACACCAGACAATTTATCCTCGCCAACAATTAGCCAGtaggaggcctaaaagaaactatGAAGCTTATTTTAATTAGGTCTCCTCAGTTTTAGAATAGACTTAAGAAAGTAAACAACAACATGGCGACGGATATATATTGTATAATTATATTACCTGCTTCAAGATAAAGTATTTTTGGCTTGTAGTCACCTGCAAGTTAATCTATAAgaattaactatttatttgtgTGATATATACTCAAATAGAATACTGATAGTGGTCATAAGGGCTTCAAATAATGTTATCAACATGAAATGACAATAGTTTAGGCTAGGTATCGCTAAGATTCTTGTTGTTCACACCAGTTAAATTTCAGGATAATTCCTATGCAATTTACACCTGATCAACGAAGGAATTTTGACAATATTATAAAAATGTTATATTTTTGGATGATATAGTTATACTGATGGTCAATTTAAAGTTCATAGTTAAGCTTCGTATTATCATCaatcaaattagttttttttattttcttctaacAGCAGTAGTGTCCAGTACAACCACTGAGTACAAATTAAGTAACCCTCCAGTGGAGACAAGTGATGGTGGCAACAGTGTTTCACAACTTGTAACTGCTGTAAAACCTAATGTCACCACTTCATcacaagcaaaaaacaaaagcatgTCCGCAAGCAGTGATGATGATTTCTCTTACCCTATGAGAAGCCGACCTCACGGGTGGTGCCTGATAATTAACAATGTTGATTTCGAGAATCTACGAAGACGGAGTGGTTCAGATTTAGATGCAGAGCAGCTGGAGAAACTGTTCACTAAACTACAGTACAATGTCAAAGTATGTAGGAATCAAACTGCGAAACAGCTTAAAGACACTGTCTTGAAGTTTGCAACGATGGATGACCACAAAATAGCTGATTCCACGGTAGTCTGTCTTCTTAGTCATGGCCTTGAAGGACGTATTTATGGCAGAGATGGGGTGTTGGTGTCCATACCTGATCTCCTAGCAATGTTTAATGGGTACACGGCGAAGGATCTGATTGGTAAACCAAAGTTGTTCTTCATACAAGCATGCAGAGGAAGGGATTTCGATCATGGAGCAGATTGCACTGACAAGGGACGCAATGCTGAAGTTGGAGAATACCATGTCAGGCGCGCTACTGCTGAACTTCTGTCAGCAGCTTTCCCCAGCGACAAGGCGGAGACATTTGTCGAACCAGAAACTATCCCTGCTGAAGCCGACATGTTGGTTGCGTATTCCACAGTTCCCGGGTATGTTTCATGGAGCCATTTGCAGAAAGGTTCCTGGTTTGTGCAAGCCTTGGTTGACGTATTCAATGCCTATGCTGGAAAAGAAGATGTTGTCAGCATGCTGGTGCTAGTGAATGGAAAGGTTGCTAAGGAGTTTGAGTCTTTTAACAGGAAGAAACAAATTCCTGCTCCAGTAGTGATGTTAACAAAGAAAGTGTTCTTTTTCCCTCCATCGTAGGCATTTCACTGCCATTTACATAGTCCCTCCATGTCGTGCAGGAGAAAGAGAAATGAAACACATTTCATTAACTGTGAATAATAGCAACAAGTAATTATTGTGGATAGAGGACATGGCTATTGATGTTGTTGAGGTTGGACATGACAAAAAAATAGCAGATAGCTTTTCTTATACTGTAATGTCTTTTTAATATTGAAGTTTATATCCATGTTTTTACATGCCCATATTCACCCTTGCGCTTGTGTTACTGTTTTAAAAGGATCTGTTTTCAACCCACTGATTCCTGAACTGTCCCTCTCCCTGTCAGTCCAATGCCCAGGTAGGGGagtgttaaccctttcacccccaaaaaatcgtctggcgtttatCTAGTAGACGGATTAAAATCCataagtctcagtggcccttacaggagtgaaagggttaattaattaagatgAGGGTAGTAGAACAGGGGACAATAATTGAGTGCTAACTTACTTCTTGTGTGATCctttttcatgcttttttgCTAATAATACTGTCAATATTTATATCATCATAATTTAAGTTGACGCAGTGTTTAGCTTTCATTTGGATAATCTTAAAATGTTGCAACAATTAAGTGCCAAAAAAGGTGAGACAAATGTAGATCTAATTGTGTTAATAGCCAAAGGAATGTTGTTCAAAGGAATCTTAGGGAAGAGGATTTTAGGATACAGTAATTTATTAGTGTCATGTTTTAAGAACTTCTTATAAATTAAGTGTAGTATCACTTAATGTTTAGTGTCATTTAATTGCTGTGCTTGTGATGAATAATGACCatgataataatttaataataataataataataatatcataatagtaataatagtaataatagtaataaatatcACTTCATACTCTCTCTGTGCATAGTACATCGCTTCTTGTTAGCGTGGTGCAGTTctccttttttttaatgaaatgtcTTCAAACTGCAGCCAAATCGtagaagttaataataataataataataataataataataataataataataataattatttaatgctTATGTAAGGCACAAAATAGTATGTGAATGTAATCAAACGCACCTGTTAATGACAAAATACGTATTGACTGCAATAGAATCATAATCATAGAATCATAgaagataaacaacacaaggTTCATACTCAGGCTGCACTAGTAATACTGAAGATACAACACATAAGTGATAAAAATCTCCGGCGAATGTTGCATGTGACTCTTGAAATTTGAATTAATGATTGTTTGATAGGTGTGCTTTATTGGCTTCAATCTATCTCGCATCCAACTGGCAAATTGAAATTGTTT
Above is a window of Montipora capricornis isolate CH-2021 chromosome 6, ASM3666992v2, whole genome shotgun sequence DNA encoding:
- the LOC138051510 gene encoding caspase-3-like isoform X2, with the translated sequence MEKKHRDLIRKNRVALVADLEALPLSNYLYQEGVLSENDLDNIRAERTRSAQAEKLLDTLPKRGPKAFDTFCCALGETDGQGHLGDLLRTTSGAATRVVSSTTTEYKLSNPPVETSDGGNSVSQLVTAVKPNVTTSSQAKNKSMSASSDDDFSYPMRSRPHGWCLIINNVDFENLRRRSGSDLDAEQLEKLFTKLQYNVKVCRNQTAKQLKDTVLKFATMDDHKIADSTVVCLLSHGLEGRIYGRDGVLVSIPDLLAMFNGYTAKDLIGKPKLFFIQACRGRDFDHGADCTDKGRNAEVGEYHVRRATAELLSAAFPSDKAETFVEPETIPAEADMLVAYSTVPGYVSWSHLQKGSWFVQALVDVFNAYAGKEDVVSMLVLVNGKVAKEFESFNRKKQIPAPVVMLTKKVFFFPPS
- the LOC138051510 gene encoding caspase-3-like isoform X1: MEKKHRDLIRKNRVALVADLEALPLSNYLYQEGVLSENDLDNIRAERTRSAQAEKLLDTLPKRGPKAFDTFCCALGETDGQGHLGDLLRTTSGAATRAVVSSTTTEYKLSNPPVETSDGGNSVSQLVTAVKPNVTTSSQAKNKSMSASSDDDFSYPMRSRPHGWCLIINNVDFENLRRRSGSDLDAEQLEKLFTKLQYNVKVCRNQTAKQLKDTVLKFATMDDHKIADSTVVCLLSHGLEGRIYGRDGVLVSIPDLLAMFNGYTAKDLIGKPKLFFIQACRGRDFDHGADCTDKGRNAEVGEYHVRRATAELLSAAFPSDKAETFVEPETIPAEADMLVAYSTVPGYVSWSHLQKGSWFVQALVDVFNAYAGKEDVVSMLVLVNGKVAKEFESFNRKKQIPAPVVMLTKKVFFFPPS